A stretch of DNA from Lotus japonicus ecotype B-129 chromosome 4, LjGifu_v1.2:
ATTGGTCTCCCAATAGTTTTTTTGTGCTTCTTTTTTACACTCCTGTACAGTTGCCTCAGGCCCTCTTTCCTTAGGTTTCAAAGGGTACTGGCAAAGGTCTGATGAATGCATCTGTGAAGAAACACGGTATTGGCAAAGGTCTGATGAATGCATCTGTGAAGAAACATGGTATTGGCAAAGGTCTGATGACAATTTGGAGGGCAACAAATCCTGATTCCGGAGAACTTCCCGTCGGTTTTGGTTTTGCTGACCGAGAAGTTCATCTAATCTCTAATTCTAAGAAATCTGTCCGTGAGAACAACAGGTCATCGAAAACAGCAACCATGAATGTTAGTTATCGAAATTCATAATATTTTGTTCACTTTATTTCCTCCTATATGAGCTGTGGATTTTGGTTACTAATAATAGATCTTGATGCTTTTCCCCCCTGAACAGAGAAtgctgaaaaataaattgcagaATAAGAGAAATAATTTACAGGATAAGAGGAAACTTCTCATGCAAAGAAAAGCGGTAATGAAAAAACTTGAATATGCATTTTTTTTGGGTTATTTTCGATGGTTTTGTAAATATACAACTGGTTCTTATCTGGCAGGGGGAATCAAACCAACATGTGACTCGAAACCAGTCACTGAAGGAAAAATGTGAACTTTCTTTGGATAGTGAAATATCCGAGGAGGGTGTTGATCGAATATCAATGTTaattgatgatgaagagctAGAGCTGAGAGAATTACAAGAACGAACCAATCTGCTTATTTGTTCAGACCATCTTGCTGCCAGTGGAATGCTTGGCTGCTCACTTGGTAAAGGTAATTTTGGGAGGAATTTGTTATGTTGTGATGATTTTCATAAAGCTGGAATTTTCTGATTATTACCAGTTAATGATTGCTTGTGGCTTTTACAGATGTGCTAGTTAAGTACCCCCCAGATACTGTTAAGATGAAGAAACCTATACATTTGCAACCTTGGGATTCCTCTCCAGAACTTGTGAAGAAATTATTCAAGGTGCATATTTTCAATCAGTTGTGACCTGAAAGATCTGATTTTGTGATGCTTATTTGTTTGTTGGAGTCAGAACAGGGGATGAACGTAACGGGTTATAATATAAAGGAGATTCTTCGTGGTTCTGGGTCATTGTGGGACAAACCATATTATGGGTTTATGTTTTAACATGAATGAATTATTACCCAAGGTTGGAATTTTATTAGTTACCCTGCTGGATTTTTTGTTTTCAGACAGGGAGTTCTTGGATTAGCATGCATTATCATTGTCAATCCTTACTTCACTAAAGTTACTATCTTACTTTAGTTCTTATTCTTTTCAAACAGAATTTATTTTGACATAGAACTAACTTCATTTTGGCAGGTTTTCCATTTCATTTATACATATGCTACAGTTGTTGATATTTGCCCCTTCACTCTTGATGAGTTTGTTCAGGCATTTCACGATAAGGTGAATGTCATCTTTGGCAGTGGTTTACATTTTTGAAACAtagttttctttttaattttgatcTTGTCAGGGCTGTATCAAATCGTAAGTAACATCCGAAATGTCTCTAACTTTACTGCATGTGCCTCCCAGGATTCTATGTTACTTGGAAAGATTCATGTGGCCCTTCTTACACTTCTTCTCTCTGACATTGAAGTGGAGCTTTCTAATGGATTTGCACCTCATTTAGATAAGTCATGCAACTTTCTCGCCTTGCTTCACTCGGTGAGCTTcttaactcagttttagaggtTGAGTTGTTGCATGATTGTTGTGTATTATTATTTATACAGAATACTGACACTCTAACATTTGTCCACTTGGAAGGTTGAAAGTCAAGAATATTCCCCTGACTTTTGGAGAAGGTCTCTAAATTCTCTTACTTGGATTGAGATACTCCGTCAAGTGCTGGTTGCGTCTGGGTTTGGTTCGAAGCAAGGTGCCTTACGACGAGAGGCCCTTTCCAAGGTATTTCAAACAAGCCCATTTTAGATATGACTTGAATTGAACATGTTTACATTTTTATCTCTGTATTTACATAAGATTGAACACTCAAGAGGCTTTTGATTATCGATGTAATTTCATTAGTATTATTGGTGTCGTGTCCTAATTGAACACCTGTTTTGCTTGTCATTTACTTTAGCAATTTTCTAAGTAAAATTTTATTTGAATCTTATATTTCATGTGACTGATTGCGATAAGTGAGGGATATATGCAGTCATAGAAAAGTAGGTTCCAAAGGTACCTGCGATTTTTAAACATCTGCTTCTTTGCCATCCATATTTCCATTTCAAGCAAGACTACGTATCTTTATTTTTCtacccccccccctccccccaCAGACACAAAAAAACACACGTACAAAGAAATACTCTCTTCTATGATCCACTCCGTTGGCAGTGTAAAACGTTCTATGCTATCAATGAAGTATTAGGGCCACCTGTTCAAAACATTTGTTAGCAATGTGGCTCTTTTCTTGCTACTGATAATGTGAGCCAGTTTGCATGGGAATTTAAAAGTGCAGGCAAGTATCTTTATCcacaaataaaaaatgaaaattgtagCCATGTAGGCTGTAGCTGTAGTTAATCAGTAAGAATGACACCAAGTAGGCAAATGGCTTGATATTCTTCGATtaggttttgtttttttattttaatcattCTTGTTGTTCTGTCCCACTTTCAATAAGCATTTTTTAGTTGTCACTCCAAGTTTTTAGTAATTGTATGTTTTGATTTTGAGGTATAGTTGACAAATTGCGTGCTTTGTTTTTGTAGGAATTGAATCTTCTCATAAACTACGGCATATCCCCTGGTACCTTAAAGGGTGAGTTGTTTAAGATCTTGTCAGAGCGAGGCAACAATGGATGCAAAGTATCTGATCTGGCAAAAGCAACACAGGTAACtaagttttttttatggttATAGTATTTCTTGCAATACCTAGGTAAGACTACCGACAATGGGTCTGACCCTTCCTTGGAATCTGCCTTGGTGAGAGTGGGAGCTTTAGAGAACCTAGATGCCCTCTTTCTTGATAGTATTTCTCTATATTATTAATGAACTTCAACTTTATTTTGATTCTATGTAGATTGCTGAATTAAACCTTGCCAGCACAACAGAGGAACTGGAGTCTTTAATATGTTCCACACTTTCAAGTGATATTACGTTATTTGAAAAGATTTCATCATCTGCATATAGATTACGTATGAGCACAGTTACGAAGGACGACGATGAATGTCAGTCAGATATGGAGGACTATGGAAGTGTTGATGATGAACTTGATGACTCTGATACATGTAGCTGTGGTGATGATTTTGAAAGTGGTTCAGTAGACTCCAATATAAGAAAATTGAAGCGTGTAAAGAGTCACAAAACTAAAAGTGCTAAGCTGACAGTATTCAATGAAATCGATGAGAGCCATCCTGGAGAAGTGTGGTTGTTAGGACTGATGGAGAGTGAATATTCAGATTtgaacattgaagaaaaatTGAATGCACTGGCAGCTCTAACTGATCTTCTTTCATCTGGATCCAGCATCAGGATGAAGGTAAAATACTGAACATTGCAGCAAAGGTTGTATTTGGTCATTGGATTGTCTCCCCCTCTCAAATTGAAATGCAACTTTTAAATGATAAAGCTAAAGAGCCTTTGGCTTCCTTCTCTTGCTTTCCTACCCCTTCCCCTCCAAACTCCTAAAAAACacctaaaatattttttaaactgCTCTTAGGCATATGAAGTTCTAACTGATATTATTTACAGGATCCTGTAAAAGTTACAGCTGATTACGATTCTAGCATCCAATTACGTGGTTCTGGAGCAAAAATTAAGAGATCTGTAGTAAAGAAGCCTGTTCCATTTTGGAACCAGTTTGGGCAAATGCAACGTGTTAAAGAAGGGCACTTGAATTCTCATCCCTGTCCGGTAGATTCCTCATCATTAATGTCAAAATTCCGTAGTCATGAGCCATCTTTTGAGAAAGGAAAAGGTTCAACAGATTCACACCCCATTCAATCAGTGTATTTGGGATCTGATCGTCGGTACAATAGATACTGGCTTTTCTTGGGCCCTTGTAATGCAGATGATCCTGGCCATAAGAGGGTTTACTTTGAATCTTCTGAAGATGGTCACTGGGAGGTGATTGATACTGAAGAGGTGAATATCTTAGGTTTTCTTGTTACGGTTAGCTCTGTTCAAAGTTTGAAATTTATTTTGTCATAGATATTTTAGTTACTTATCTGGGAAATCTTGTAAACAACAAAACATGGATATGTTTAGTAGTCTAGTGTTTCTGTTATGTGCCTTGTTAGTAGTTTAGTGCTAACAATCGTTTACATACTATTAACCTGTGTGCAGGCCTTGTGTACCTTGTTGTCGGTTCTCGATGATAGAGGGAAACGGGAGGCTCTTCTTATTGAATCTTTGGAGAGACGACAAACATCTCTATGTAGATTCATGTCCAGGGTTAAGGTTAACGGTATTGGAACAAGGTGTATGTCACATTCTGATCAATCTGAGCTGGATATGGTTACAGAAGACAGTAACTCTCCCGTATCTGATGTGGACAACCTGAACCTTTCTGACAGTGCTAAATCCTTGCCTTCAGCTGGGGCTGTGGTAATTGAAGCTGGAAAGGGAGTAGAGGAACAAGTCCAAAAGTGGATCCGTGTTCAAGAATATGATTCTTGGATTTGGAATTCCTTTTATTTAGATCTCAATGTTGTAAAATATGGTAGAAGGTCTTATCTGGATTCTCTAGCCAGATGTAAGAGTTGTCACGATTTATACTGGAGAGATGAGAGACACTGCAAAATTTGCCACATGACATTTGAGCTTGATTTTGATCTAGAAGAAAGATATGCAATCCATATAGCCACGTGCAGGGAGAAAGAAAACAGCAAAACACATCCAAATCATAAAGTATTATCATCACAGATTCAATCGCTGAAAGCTGCAATTTATGCTATTGAGGTGAGTTGACATTCATTTGCTTCAACTTTCATCATTCATTATATGCTGCCATTGGCGTTTTATTTTGTAATACCAGATCACTTAGGAGATAAATCCAAGGTTTGTACTTTTGTccggaaagaaagaaaaaggtgTTTAAATTAGTGGGTGTTTGTGTGGGAAAATTGATACTCCATTCTTCTTTCCACCTGGGTTTGTTTGAATAGGTAActatattttggaaaatatatcAAATTGTCTGTTATGTAAATTGCTTCTCATCTAACGTAAACAATTAAACATGATATTATGTTGATACTTAATTGTGTTACCCTGTATCTCTACCATTTTGACTACTACACCTTTCTGAGGTTTTATATTGAAAATTGTAATGGTTAATGTGTATGTCTTAAGCATGTGATAATTTCCAAGattgattttctttttccaCTACTCCCACCGCTGTTTTTGCAGTCTGTTATGCCCGAAGATTCCTTGGTTGGTGCTTGGAGGAAGTCTGCTCATAAACTATGGGTCAAACGACTCAGACGCACCTCAACTTTAGTAGAGCTTGTGCAGGTTTTTGTCTTAACTTGATGTTTAATTGAATTTCCGTGAGTGCTTGAAATTTTGTTGTTCTTAAACTCATGTTttcttttgaatttgaaatttatgtAGGTTCTTACTGATTTTGTTGGTGCCATCAATGAGAGCTGGTTGTTTCAATGCAAATTTCCGGATGGTATGGTTGAAGAAATCATTGCATCTTTTGCATCTATGCCGCATACGTCATCTGCCCTTGCTCTGTGGTTGGTGAAATTAGATACAATAATTGCTCCCTACCTGGATAGAGTCTATCTTCAGAAGAAGCAGTGAATCAGTAAGAGTTCAAGCTTTCTACATTTTAATAAATAGTAAGTTACATGAGATGAGATACTTATTCAGGCTGTTATAGTTGGGTTTTGGTTGAGGTTTTCACTTATTTTAGATTTTCGGTCATCTTCTGGAAAATATTGATAAATGCTCAATGATCTTCTGATTATAGTTTTATGTTTCTCTGCTCACAATCCCTCTCTTTATTTTTCACCTTCCGTAGCATTGGTATTTGGTCTGTCAAAGACAGGTCAAACTATAAAAGGATGCAACCTTTAATAATGTCAACTTCTACACACGCTCTCTGTTAGATTGATATTCTTTTTCTCATTGGAAAATAATTgtaatatgaaaatattatgAGTTTCCAATTGTATTTGGTTGTTGTTTGGAgcttaaaataagggaaagttTGGTGATTAGTGTGTGTTCTTGTCATTTTATAAGCAGTTAATAGTTTTTagagattttgattttgattattaataatagtaattttttatttttagataaGTTACACTCCACTCCACCTCCTTAAGGCTTTCTCGTATCACTAAAGTCATTTGTTCAAAGAGGCTAACTACATCTTAACACCGTTaacagttaattttttttttaaaaaagattcAATACAAATAGCAAGCCCCAAATTCATTTCTCCTAATATTAGGGTGTTATTACATTAGGTGTTTAAAGATTTGTCATCGAATTAGTCCCTCAAAAATTAAACTGTCACCATAGTAGTCTTTCAAAAGAGTTTTTTATCAAATTTTTCCATTAAGGAAAACACCCTACCTTTTTCACCAAGACAGAAATTTCAGATTTTGTTTCTCTTAAATCTCACCTTATCCCTATTTGATTTACCTTTTGCGTGGAGTAGAATTGCTTTTGAAGCCTAAAAATCAATTCTCACCATAATTGATTGTGTTCAACTAAGTCTCAGACTCAATAAATATATCCATAATTACATTTCTGAAGTGGTTCAATTCTTCAAATCTAACTTTATCAAGTCTAAACACAAATCAATTTTTGCATTTATTCTTTCAAAACCAGTTATTCAATTTTCAACAacaattctttcataatcaaTTCTTTCTCTAATGCTTTTATTCACATTCAATATGTGAATTTCTCTTATTAGCAATACTTTGTTCTAAGGGCTGGTTATGATATTTTGTGATATTAGTTCtcaaattgttttttaatatatCTATATTATCTGAGAAAATGTAGAAAAGTTGAACTGTTGTTATAGTTACTGCTTCTTTTGTGTTCGGATCAGATGGCTGCACATTGTTCTGGGAATAGGCTTCTATCATAGACTTGGTCCTACTGATTCATAGCCTATGTAATTCAGTTAGTTGTTACTTACAAGTTAGTTAGCGCACAGCTGCGATTAACAGGTTGCTATATTATCTGTGAAGAATAAATCACTGCGATATAGCAGCTGTCTTGTATTGAGTAATTCATTCAATGAAATCTGTGATTATATCACAGAAAAATCTGGCATTTTCTTAGAATTCTTTCATTTTCTATCTCAAGATCTTTAATAAAGGCTATATGTTTTAATAAAGAGAAAATCAATGCTCTTCTGAATGGTGGTTTGTTAAACTACAAACTTCTGTGCTGTAGGTGTGTGGTTACACTCTTTCCCTTCTTCTCCTACGTTTCTGTAGGCATTTTAGTTGAGCTATTTCTAATTGGCATTCGACTGTGAGTGACTTCTATTATCATTCGAGTCGGGCGCCTCATATTTTCACTAGGTTTTGCTTGCAGTTAAATAAAATGGCACTTCACAAGATGGTGTAGTTTTACCTTCTAGAATAGGTGGTATATTCATGTCATATTGCTTAATATACAGTTTAAAACTTATCTACGATTTCTTGCTCCACACTTGCATCTTTTAGAAACTCATCTTCAAACCCCGTCTTGCTCTTTGAGCACAAATTTTCAATTCCATCATCTCTTTGCATGTAAAAATAAAGCTTCAGGGAACAATGACACAGAAGAGAAACATTAAGCCAATCTCATTATGTTTTCTGTAATTGTTGCTGGTTATCTGGCTTGAACTCAGCAGTTAATTTTATGACTCAAGTTAATGATCTTAGTCAAACAATAACAACTCCAACTATTGTGCTGAGCAACGCTCACTCTATTCCGTCATAAAATTTTCTCACAAACACTTACTAATTTTATTCATCTCATCCCTCTCCATCTATGATTTGATATCCACAAATAGTTTAAGTGAGGTTAGCTTGTCAACCTAGAGTGTATGGGAATATATGAGGGGAAAATGGGGACTAAAAAAGTATAATGTTGATACATAATAATGTGTTTTCTTGCTGCTGGATCGTGGAATTGAAATTTGTAGGTTCTTTGTGCAAATTGGTCATGTATTGATGGGTtcatgttctttttcttttccagaTTTACGAGTTATTAAAATACCTGTGAATTACCAATACAGACTTGTATTTTGCAATTAGAAATAGGATAATTGATGGAGAGAAAATTTAGAAGTAAAATATTGAATGGATTATTTTTTAACTGTAAGGTTAGAGTTAAGAGTATAGAAGAAAGACGTCATTAATAGAGCAAGGATGGAAAttagtctttgttttgttgcagatattttctatttttggtgTTCATGAGATAAAGATCTTGATGGTTTTTTCTTTCAGGTAAGCACGTTTTTTGGTGATTGGTTTACACAGTAAAAGACATGCatatcattgaaattgaaatgaagGAACGACCTGTTCCGCGATATACGTGTTCTGGCTTCActtggttctgaaatttcacTATGACGACAATTTGGCAAAGGCAACACAGCATGTCTCGAATTCACATTCCTTTTTTCACCTTTTTTGGTTCTTATTCATGTATACAGGCAATCGGCAATCCTGTTGATCAGATGTATAGCTTTAGATTAGAAAACATTGAGTAACTTGAGTTTTTTGGTACGCAATCACTTGATTATACAAGTTCGCCCATGTTCCTTACTTTGTGGTGATTGTTGTCATCTCTGTCGAGAAATCAATTTTGTCTTGTAACTTGCAGAATAATGTCGCCCTGATTGAAAACTTGTTTGTATTACGGATATTATTGAGTTTCAGGCCATTCAATAAAGAAAACTAACAGTGATGTATACACTTTTAACTTCCGAAAGATCCCTAAATTCAGGAAAATTTAGTACTTTTTTTTACTGAAGGAATTACAAATCAAACTCCAGTAGCTGCGAACTTGGCACAATTTATGCAAAACCAAAAGTTCGTAGAATACCTAACAATTCTTCCAATACAATAATGACCAAGTCTTTTCTCACTGCTGGGCTTGGAAACAATACTTCAAACTTATAGAAAGACAAACAACAAAACTTTCAAAATCTGTATATTACAGATCTCCATTGATAAGTTGTTAAATGCATAATTCAATGGTTCAATACTCTTTTTAATCAGATCCTGTGGAAACGTCAGAAGAACCCAATtcagtaaataaaaaaatccacCTACACAGAAGGGGGAGGAAATGGAAGGAGCTATCCAGAAGAATCTGattcaataaataaaatccGCCAAAATGAGCTTTACACAGCCTGCTACTTCAGTTTTACCGAGAGGAGGGGGAGGAAATGGAAGGAGCCATTAGAATATATGTTCTACTGCTTCACTCATCTACAACACTGCTTACTTATCTGCAACATAAACAGCCTGGTTAAGtgaaattatatgaaaatattataAACCCTTTCCATTCCCATTAGTATTATAGTAGCTCTTACATAGTTATAATAGAATGTAAAATCTACAGATTGCTAGTTTAAAGTATCTTTTTTTTTCCGGTGCTGGGATGGTTTGGGACCGAGGACCGGTTGGTGGGTGAGATTCTCCAAACCAACAAACCACCCAGGAAACCGGTTGGTTTAAAGTATCTTAGATGATCTTTTAATATTAAATtccatatttatttatatttcatgATTGTATTCTTATTTAACCAAAGTCTAGTTCAAATCTAAATAGGGATCAAGATTTTGTCTCATGTATCATAGCATATCACATCAAATCAATATTCATTTCAGATTATTAAGTCTAATTATCGTCTTTCTTCCTTACCCACCTAAATCCCTATAATGTCAAGTCCAATAGAAATTTGAGACTAATGACAACTTTCTGACAAATGAGTAAGCCAAAGTTGATATCTAGCTGGTTGAGATAATCAATAAATGTTTGAAGGACCAACCTACTAAGTTTCATCACTAAGCTTAGTCATATATGTTACCTTGTTAATGGTAATCATGAAAATATTAAGCAACATATGATAAGCCCTATATAAGAAACAATAAGGAAAGACCAAATGTTTTGGGATAAACTAATTGAATTCAGTGCGCAGAATTTAAAACAGGCTTTATAAAACTGAACGAGAATGAATTTTACCTACTAGTGCACCCAAACTATGCTCATTATCTGGAGCGATGAAATGAGAGACTAATGTTGATGCACTGGGATTCAAAGTTTTCTTATCTTCTAGCATGTTAATACAGAGAAAGGCACCTGTAAGCAACTCCAGTTTGAATATATAGAATATCACgtgaataaatatataaaagaacTTTGATAGCTTAACACCTATGTATTCTTAAAATTACACACTTTATATGCCTAGGGTTGGTAGTAACTGTTATTCTTAGCATAGAGAAGTACAGAATATCTTGAGTGCACACTGCACAGAAACATGAGGTGTTGTAACGGAGGTTAGATAATCAAACCGCCATTGTATCGTGTTTCCACAAAGATGATATTCAATTAAATCTTCCAGCAATGAAACAGTCAATTTCCCAAAGTCATCAAAGAAAGTTCCATCACATGCAATTACTGAACACCAGTACAGCGCAGTACTACCACTGTCATCTGGGTTTTGACTTTCGAGTAAGAACTCCAATATCAAACCAGAATgaagaaatgtttcaaattaaaataaaatatagccATGAGCCCCCAGATGAGTACACCTTACACGGCCTTTAAATAGCACCTTTTAAGAGATTTTTGTTTATCATTCTACCTAACTATATACAGTTTGTACCCATTTATGATCTTGAAAGGGATACTCATGCAAAATAACTCAAGAGAAATATAAACAGCATGGAATTGAATTTAAACTGAAACAAGTATAGCAATTTCGTACCAAATTCAGAAAGGAAACAGATGGCAGCTGTATTAAGTTCTAGCGGTGACTTTTCCAAATCCATCTGCTTCAATAGATTCTACGATCTCCATGCCGCCACTCCTTGTAATTTTCCCTTCCTCCTGATATTtatttaagaa
This window harbors:
- the LOC130714914 gene encoding homeobox-DDT domain protein RLT3 isoform X1, encoding MEGGYYRTQREMGENGVVVPSCSFASHGGKGKGPLGRIIQQREKANVPSSAKKNQKRKCLQDLGTVLRNDGPSIGREFDYLPSGHKSYNSTCREDQQPAKRSKVSKGTGKGLMNASVKKHGIGKGLMNASVKKHGIGKGLMTIWRATNPDSGELPVGFGFADREVHLISNSKKSVRENNRSSKTATMNRMLKNKLQNKRNNLQDKRKLLMQRKAGESNQHVTRNQSLKEKCELSLDSEISEEGVDRISMLIDDEELELRELQERTNLLICSDHLAASGMLGCSLGKDVLVKYPPDTVKMKKPIHLQPWDSSPELVKKLFKVFHFIYTYATVVDICPFTLDEFVQAFHDKDSMLLGKIHVALLTLLLSDIEVELSNGFAPHLDKSCNFLALLHSVESQEYSPDFWRRSLNSLTWIEILRQVLVASGFGSKQGALRREALSKELNLLINYGISPGTLKGELFKILSERGNNGCKVSDLAKATQIAELNLASTTEELESLICSTLSSDITLFEKISSSAYRLRMSTVTKDDDECQSDMEDYGSVDDELDDSDTCSCGDDFESGSVDSNIRKLKRVKSHKTKSAKLTVFNEIDESHPGEVWLLGLMESEYSDLNIEEKLNALAALTDLLSSGSSIRMKDPVKVTADYDSSIQLRGSGAKIKRSVVKKPVPFWNQFGQMQRVKEGHLNSHPCPVDSSSLMSKFRSHEPSFEKGKGSTDSHPIQSVYLGSDRRYNRYWLFLGPCNADDPGHKRVYFESSEDGHWEVIDTEEALCTLLSVLDDRGKREALLIESLERRQTSLCRFMSRVKVNGIGTRCMSHSDQSELDMVTEDSNSPVSDVDNLNLSDSAKSLPSAGAVVIEAGKGVEEQVQKWIRVQEYDSWIWNSFYLDLNVVKYGRRSYLDSLARCKSCHDLYWRDERHCKICHMTFELDFDLEERYAIHIATCREKENSKTHPNHKVLSSQIQSLKAAIYAIESVMPEDSLVGAWRKSAHKLWVKRLRRTSTLVELVQVLTDFVGAINESWLFQCKFPDGMVEEIIASFASMPHTSSALALWLVKLDTIIAPYLDRVYLQKKQ
- the LOC130714914 gene encoding homeobox-DDT domain protein RLT3 isoform X2; protein product: MEGGYYRTQREMGENGVVVPSCSFASHGGKGKGPLGRIIQQREKANVPSSAKKNQKRKCLQDLGTVLRNDGPSIGREFDYLPSGHKSYNSTCREDQQPAKRSKGTGKGLMNASVKKHGIGKGLMNASVKKHGIGKGLMTIWRATNPDSGELPVGFGFADREVHLISNSKKSVRENNRSSKTATMNRMLKNKLQNKRNNLQDKRKLLMQRKAGESNQHVTRNQSLKEKCELSLDSEISEEGVDRISMLIDDEELELRELQERTNLLICSDHLAASGMLGCSLGKDVLVKYPPDTVKMKKPIHLQPWDSSPELVKKLFKVFHFIYTYATVVDICPFTLDEFVQAFHDKDSMLLGKIHVALLTLLLSDIEVELSNGFAPHLDKSCNFLALLHSVESQEYSPDFWRRSLNSLTWIEILRQVLVASGFGSKQGALRREALSKELNLLINYGISPGTLKGELFKILSERGNNGCKVSDLAKATQIAELNLASTTEELESLICSTLSSDITLFEKISSSAYRLRMSTVTKDDDECQSDMEDYGSVDDELDDSDTCSCGDDFESGSVDSNIRKLKRVKSHKTKSAKLTVFNEIDESHPGEVWLLGLMESEYSDLNIEEKLNALAALTDLLSSGSSIRMKDPVKVTADYDSSIQLRGSGAKIKRSVVKKPVPFWNQFGQMQRVKEGHLNSHPCPVDSSSLMSKFRSHEPSFEKGKGSTDSHPIQSVYLGSDRRYNRYWLFLGPCNADDPGHKRVYFESSEDGHWEVIDTEEALCTLLSVLDDRGKREALLIESLERRQTSLCRFMSRVKVNGIGTRCMSHSDQSELDMVTEDSNSPVSDVDNLNLSDSAKSLPSAGAVVIEAGKGVEEQVQKWIRVQEYDSWIWNSFYLDLNVVKYGRRSYLDSLARCKSCHDLYWRDERHCKICHMTFELDFDLEERYAIHIATCREKENSKTHPNHKVLSSQIQSLKAAIYAIESVMPEDSLVGAWRKSAHKLWVKRLRRTSTLVELVQVLTDFVGAINESWLFQCKFPDGMVEEIIASFASMPHTSSALALWLVKLDTIIAPYLDRVYLQKKQ